The Solanum stenotomum isolate F172 unplaced genomic scaffold, ASM1918654v1 scaffold38100, whole genome shotgun sequence sequence CTTTTTCTAGACTGGTTTTGTCTTAAGCCGAAGGTCTATTAAAAACCGTGTCTACTTCACCTttgaggtagaggtaaggtttgcatacactttaccctccctagacccTAATGTGTAGGACTACACTAGTAtgttgttgtggttgttgttgaAATAGTGACAATATTATTGAAAATGCAGAAAATTAATTGGCTAACACTGACAAAGTTCGATAGAAAGCGCATAATTTGGCTAATATTGCCTTCTCGGATTGTTTAAGATACAAAGGCTAgcaaggcttcatagatagaaacTATACTAGTGAGAATATCATACTGTAGCCTGAAAATTCACACTGGTACTAAAGTCTCTACATATTTAgattgtaaaaaaattaaagaattaagaaaataagCATGGCAAAGAAATCAATATTCTCGATCAAGAAGACACTCGGATGGGAGAATGATGAAAATTATAAAGTTGAGCACCATTTACTCGTGGAAATGGGTAAATATGGGTCaactatttttcattaaaaaaaatctaaatctttttttaaaaaaaaattatcagcCCCCCTCCCAACGCTCCCTACCNNNNNNNNNNNNNNNNNNNNNNNNNNNNNNNNNNNNNNNNNNNNNNNNNNNNNNNNNNNNNNNNNNNNNNNNNNNNNNNNNNNNNNNNNNNNNNNNNNNNNNNNNNNNNNNNNNNNNNNNNNNNNNaattttaaaaagaaaattttaaaaaaattaccaacTCACCCCCTACCAGCACCCCCACCACCACCCCcctatccaaaaaaaaatgtaaaaaaaggtttcattttttgttatagatttttttttaaagataaaagacTTTCATACTACCCCACcctttatcacttttttttttgtgtgtgtgaatGCATATCTTTTATCCATTTAACTACCACTTTTAAATGGGTAATATGGATATTATTCGTTTTTATCCATATCTAAATGAGTTGGATACCCAACCCAGTTAAAATGAGTAAACATGACTGGATACCCATATTAATTACCCATTTTGCCATCCCTATTATTCATGCCTAATGCTCAACTCGGGTGATTGATAACTTTATGAAACATTTCTGATATCATAATGTCTGGAAGATAGTGTggtgtttgaatttttaatccCAGAATGCAACAACACCCACTAATTTATTTCTATCACCAACTTAGTGTTTATCAATGTCAGTTGTGTGTGAGATGTGTTGTGTTGTCTCcgtctatttttatttgattaaagttTTCTTCTATTTAATTTTCATTCCTAATAGCtctcagccttttcgttcccTTGGTGATTTGGATTCACTATCTTAAAAATGAATGTAAGGAATGTTTACAATCATCATCATTAACCATAATTACATAATTACCATAATATATTTCCAATTACTGACATCATTCACCACTACTATTAACTATAATCCGACAGCAACTATTACTGCCGACCACCATTACATACTGTTACTACCAAGTACCATCCATGAGAAATGTTATCCATATCCATCACATAAAGCACCGTCCATCAACGAAAAACATGTATTATACATGCTTATTCCTAAAACATGAAATTAACAAACAATCagaatataaaaacaaaaatatgaagTATAAGGTTCTGAATTCCGAAGATAGCATTAGATGATCCCTCAAAATAAGCTTCAATTCCCTGCATATGCAAGATAAAAAGTACAAGTTATCATCTTAATTCCAAAGAGGTATGATTTAATAAAAATGAGGTTTTAAATAATGTGAAGAATCAAAGAACTTTTCAGAGAGAATTATAACTTACAGTGGCTGTTATGGATGTAGACCTTAAGGATATTATTTCCCATGTCCTCTTGTTCTTGTTCGATATTTCTGACAGAATCCTCAGTAGTAGTGGTGCAATCATGTAACTCAATCGATTCCAAAGTACAAATTTCCACGAAATCTGTTGGAATTTCTTGCAGGTCCTTGCATTTCTTCAGAACAAGGCGTTTTAGATTAGGGAAGTTATCGCTGCTTGCTTCCCAACGCTTAAGTTTTAGCTCGCTCAGTAACAACAACTTCAAGCTTTTGAATATGTGTTTGTCAGTCAATCTCCATATATCATCAAAAGTTCGACAATCTTTAAGTTTGAGCTCTTCAAGATGTGGCAACATGATAAAAGTTGATGATATCTCTTCCCAAATAAACCTAAAACACCTAGTTAAAGACACTCTTCTAAGTGATTTTGGAAAAACAAATATCTTGATGGGGTCTCCCAAATAACGTTCCCAGTAAAACTTTAATGTCTCAAGTTTTGTCAAGCTGGATATATCCAAGGGATGATCCGGAATATTGTTTAGTATGCTCGAATGTACACGAATGATCAATCTCTTTAGATTGGGAGTGCTAGAAAAGACTTCATTTGTACAACTAGAGTAACAAATACCGTAAAGTTCCTCTAGATTTGGCATCCCTGTCACAAGATTGTTATCTATTCTAGGACTTGGTAAATAAATGGTTTTCCCTAAACGTATATACCTCAAGTTCTTCAACATCCATATCTTCCTAGGTAAAGTTATCTCTATAAAATTACCATCAAAAATTAGAGTTTGCAAATTCAGAAGCTCTGAGATTGATTCAGGAATATTCATGCCTATACCTTCAACTTGGAGATATCTCAAATGAAATAACTTCATAATCCCAAGTGGAAATGTGTTGAACGAGGAAGGAGAGATGGCCAATACCCTGAGATGGTTGAAACAAGAGAAAAATCCATGTATTATAGGATCATGACGGTAGATGGGCAATCTAGGGAAAAGCCTAATACGGGGTTCAAAAGGTAGATGCAAGTAAGAAAAGCAGTAGATAGATCTGGCTACAGGGGGTAAGAGCTTATAAGCATCCTCACCAGAATAATACTCTTGAATACTGAAGCGACGAAATTTAGGCTTTTGTGCTGGTAACAATGGAGTTCTCACAACATGCATAAACTTTGTCATTTCAGCTTCTATCAAACAGAACTCACGCAGCAGATCATGTATTCCACATACTTTTACCTCGCCATCGAATCTCTTTTTTTTAGCAATTATCAAGTTCCTGCTGATAAGATCCTCCAAATAATTCTTAGCCACTTCTTCCAAGCTTTTACGACTTCCAGAAGACGTCCTTATGAAACCTTCTGCAATCCATAATTGGATCAATCTCCAAGTATCAACTTGAAAATCCTCTGGGAAATCACCCATAGAAAGAAAGCACGGTTGGAGTCGATTAGGCAAGTGATGGTAACTCAAACCGAGCACTCCTAAGCATTTATTTGGATGACTAGCAATGATTTCACTTAAGGTTTGGGCAACATACTTCCAACTTTTTAATGTCTTGGGGACCGTTTTAGAGAGATGCCCTGCAATCACTGAAATTATTAAGGGAAGTCCTTGGCATTTTCCTGCAATTGTTTTTCCAATTTCTTCCAACTCGGGAGGATGATCGTGTTCTAGTCCGAACACCTTATCACGAAGTAACTTCCAACTGTTATCTAAATCCAAGAGGTTCATCTTATGAGGGCTACTAGTATTGGCATATATTGCTACATCAGTTTCCCTAGTAGTCAATAAGACTCGACTCCCATTGTTGCGATTAGGAAATATTTGTGATATGCTATCCCAAACATCCCTACTCCAaatatcatcaacaacaacaaggtATCTAGGACCCTTTAGACTCTTTTGCACAAGATCAGCTAACTCACTGTCATTCATCTTATCATAATCTTTTGTGTTCACATTAACTCTTTGCTTTGAAATGCAATGTAAAGCTTCTAACAATACATTTCTATATCGAAATTCTTGAGATATTGTAACCCAAACAAAAATGTCAAAGTGATACCTGATTGGAAGATGATCATAAGTTTTTTTAGCGAGTGTTGTTTTGCCAATGCCACCCATACCTGATATGGTGACAATGTCTAGATACGACGTTGATCCTCTCAATCTTTTATCTATTATCTCCAAGTCACCATCAAGTCCCTGCACGATATCATCTTTCAAGTAACCTGACAGCATTGGATCACTCATAGAAGAAGCGCCAATCAAGGAATCCGCAGTTAATTCAAGAATTTGATCAGCATCATGAGAAAGAATCTCCATCACTTGTTTCTTTGTCGTATCCATTTTTTCAACAACTGGTAGCTTATCATGGTGTTGTAAAATTCCAAATGTCCATCTTTCGCCTTTGATGATTTCAGAGATCTTCATTTCAACAACATCCTCTGCCTCACTAACAACAACTCTAATATCTTCCTCAAAAGATTTGATTTTCTCATTGCTAGTGTTTTCAAGAACATCTTGAAAATATTCAGCTGTAGCCCGAAGAGAATCGAGCATTTCAGTACTGTGATCATGAAAGAGTTCTGAAATATTTGGTTGATCAAGAGtttgaagaagagaaattaCAGCAGTATAAGCTTCCATCAAGTCAATATGGAGAGgaattacaacaaaaataatttttagatgtaACTCAAGATATCAAATAATGTACTACTCTTGTGtatttataataaaactttaattaatttccaACACCATGCTAGTTGAGTGTGTAAAATCAGAAGAGTAGGTGTAATATTAATGATGGGCAGTTTGGTGACTGATATACAACCATACCGCAATTTAATTTGCAGCACCATGTTagtatttatcaataaaataatgaGAAGCAGTTAAATATTACAACAGGATAAGTAGTCATATTGTAATGTTTTGGATTAATAATACATAATTAAGTCCATGCCAGTTGGATGCGTGAAAACAGATCTGTGTCGACTTAGCTCCTTGTTCCCTTAAAGGCTCGGACTCGCTACTTTAGGATTGAAGGTGAATGATGCTTAGCATGCAAGAACCTTCCTCTGGTTTAttaatgttttctttcttttgatatagacaatttttataataaattaagaaaacgccatttattatttatttgtcacGGTTCACTAGCCACCATTTATGATCATTATCATTAACCACTACTACGTAACAACAAATAATTACTAGCGACAATTAGGGGTGTTCACtctttggataaaaaccgatccaaatcgaaaaatagaaccaaaccgataaaataaaaccgattttatttggatttggtttggtttgggtttagatttttgaaaaccgatagtatttggtttggttatgatttt is a genomic window containing:
- the LOC125852665 gene encoding putative late blight resistance protein homolog R1B-23, with amino-acid sequence MEAYTAVISLLQTLDQPNISELFHDHSTEMLDSLRATAEYFQDVLENTSNEKIKSFEEDIRVVVSEAEDVVEMKISEIIKGERWTFGILQHHDKLPVVEKMDTTKKQVMEILSHDADQILELTADSLIGASSMSDPMLSGYLKDDIVQGLDGDLEIIDKRLRGSTSYLDIVTISGMGGIGKTTLAKKTYDHLPIRYHFDIFVWVTISQEFRYRNVLLEALHCISKQRVNVNTKDYDKMNDSELADLVQKSLKGPRYLVVVDDIWSRDVWDSISQIFPNRNNGSRVLLTTRETDVAIYANTSSPHKMNLLDLDNSWKLLRDKVFGLEHDHPPELEEIGKTIAGKCQGLPLIISVIAGHLSKTVPKTLKSWKYVAQTLSEIIASHPNKCLGVLGLSYHHLPNRLQPCFLSMGDFPEDFQVDTWRLIQLWIAEGFIRTSSGSRKSLEEVAKNYLEDLISRNLIIAKKKRFDGEVKVCGIHDLLREFCLIEAEMTKFMHVVRTPLLPAQKPKFRRFSIQEYYSGEDAYKLLPPVARSIYCFSYLHLPFEPRIRLFPRLPIYRHDPIIHGFFSCFNHLRVLAISPSSFNTFPLGIMKLFHLRYLQVEGIGMNIPESISELLNLQTLIFDGNFIEITLPRKIWMLKNLRYIRLGKTIYLPSPRIDNNLVTGMPNLEELYGICYSSCTNEVFSSTPNLKRLIIRVHSSILNNIPDHPLDISSLTKLETLKFYWERYLGDPIKIFVFPKSLRRVSLTRCFRFIWEEISSTFIMLPHLEELKLKDCRTFDDIWRLTDKHIFKSLKLLLLSELKLKRWEASSDNFPNLKRLVLKKCKDLQEIPTDFVEICTLESIELHDCTTTTEDSVRNIEQEQEDMGNNILKVYIHNSHSEYFQDVLDNTSNEKIKSLEEDITVVVSEAEDVVEMKISEIIKGDSWTFGILQHHDMLPVVEKMDTTKKQVMEILSHDADQILELTTDSLIGASSMSDPMLSDQLEDDIVQGLDGDLEIMDKRLRGPMSYLDIVTISGMGGIGKTTLAKKAYDHLPIRYHFDIFVWVTISQEFRYRNVLLEALHCISKQRVNVNIKDYVNMNDSELADLVQKSLKGPRYLVVVDDIWSRDVWDSISQIFPNCNNGSRVLLTTRETDVAIYANTSSPHKMNLLDLDNSWKLLCDKVFGLEHDHPPELEEIGKNIAEKCQGLPLIISVIAGHLSKTVPKTLESWKYVGKTLSEIIASHPNKCLGVLGLSYHHLPNRLKPCFLSMEGFIRRSSGSRKSLEEVAKNYLEDLISRNLIMARKKRYNGEVKACGIHDLLREFCLIEAEMTKFMHVVRTPFPSAIKPNFRRFSIQKPIKDGHKLFPPVARSMYWFDYLGLPFEPRIKLLSILPIYGQDPIIHGFFSCLNHLRVLVIIPDWFSTFPLAITKLFHLRYLQVRCSGNFPESISELLNLQTLICDGNSSAITLPRKIWMLKNLRYIRLGVATYLPSPRIDNNLVTGMPNLEELYGISYSSCTNEVISSTPNLKRLIIRLTIRIHYIPCRLLDMSSLTKLETFKVYCKGYMEDPIKLFVYPKSLRRVSLTWCYNFIWEEISSTFIMLPHLEKLKLKHCRAKNDIWRLTDKDIFKSLKLLLLSYPNLKRWEASSDNFPNLKRLILKNCEFLQEIPTDFGEI